The following proteins are encoded in a genomic region of Arachis ipaensis cultivar K30076 chromosome B02, Araip1.1, whole genome shotgun sequence:
- the LOC107625394 gene encoding uncharacterized protein LOC107625394, which translates to MASQLEPWNSLAGKVVMVTGASSGLGRDFCLDLARAGCRIVAAARRVDRLKTLCEEINGMTTPPGGGSTNGGLRAAAAELDVTADGATIEKYVENAWNAFGRIDALINNAGVRGNVKPAWELPEEEWNQVFKTNVTGTWLVSKYVCVRMRAAKIKGSIINISSISGENRGQVPGGVAYASSKAGVNMLTKVMALELGVHKIRVNSISPGLFKSEITEKLMEKDWLNQVAAKTVPLRTFGTSDPALTTLVRYLLHNSSAYVTGNNFIVDAGNSLPGVPIYSSL; encoded by the exons ATGGCGTCACAACTAGAGCCATGGAACTCCCTTGCTGGAAAAGTTGTTATGGTCACCGGTGCTTCGTCCGGCCTCGGCCGTGACTTCTGCCTCGACCTTGCTCGGGCGGGATGCCGGATCGTCGCAGCAGCTCGCCGCGTTGATCGGCTGAAGACCCTTTGTGAGGAGATCAACGGAATGACGACGCCCCCGGGTGGAGGCAGTACCAACGGGGGCCTCCGAGCAGCTGCAGCGGAGCTTGACGTTACCGCCGACGGCGCCACCATCGAGAAGTACGTGGAGAATGCATGGAATGCATTTGGCCGTATTGATGCGTTGATCAACAACGCCGGTGTTAGAG GAAATGTGAAACCGGCTTGGGAATTACCTGAGGAGGAATGGAATCAAGTGTTCAAAACTAACGTAACTGGGACTTGGTTAGTGTCAAAatatgtatgcgtacgcatgcgTGCTGCTAAGATAAAAGGATCCATTATCAATATCTCGTCAATTTCTGGTGAAAACAGAGGTCAGGTGCCAGGGGGTGTTGCCTATGCTTCTTCAAAGGCAGGTGTCAATATGCTTACCAAG GTTATGGCATTGGAACTAGGAGTACACAAAATTAGAGTGAATTCTATATCACCTGGACTTTTCAAATCTGAAATCACTGAAAAATTAATGGAGAAAGATTGGCTGAATCAAGTGGCCGCAAAAACAGTACCTTTGAGGACATTTGGCACTTCGGATCCAGCATTAACAACACTTGTTCGTTACTTACTTCATAATTCTTCTGCTTATGTGACCGGTAACAATTTTATTGTTGATGCTGGAAACTCCTTGCCAGGTGTACCTATTTATTCGTCTTTATGA